The following are encoded together in the Acidobacteriota bacterium genome:
- a CDS encoding ABC transporter permease, which produces MTSQESPSVSQPPARPLWRRALGPRLRAAGLALPLVAFVTVTFLGPMLSLLTKSFYDPEVADALPETMAALRDWDGQGTPSDEAFAAVAREFVAARQERTLGRTANRVNRVVSGMRSTIMGGSREMVDAAAAAEAAGVEMDGAFWRETMIGIDSRWGEPEHWRALQAAGQRLTARHYLKALDFERGPDGGYQRAPEVWRIYVPLFWRTFLVSLGVTLLCLVIGYPVAHMIANSPPKRANVLLLLVLLPFWTSLLVRTTSWIVLLQNQGIVNDFLVAIGLIGDDGRIAMIYNMTGTFVAMTHVLLPFLVLPLYSVMRAIPPAYMNAAVSLGATPFQALRRVYWPQTLPGVGAGCLLTFILAIGYYITPALVGGQSGQLISNMIAYHVQTSLNWGLAAALAALLLGGVTLLYVVYDRLVGIDRIGLG; this is translated from the coding sequence GTGACGTCCCAGGAATCTCCAAGCGTCAGCCAGCCGCCTGCGCGGCCGCTGTGGCGCCGGGCGCTCGGGCCTCGACTGCGGGCAGCCGGTCTCGCCCTGCCGCTCGTCGCGTTCGTCACCGTGACGTTCCTCGGCCCCATGCTCAGCCTGCTGACGAAGAGCTTCTACGATCCCGAGGTCGCCGACGCGCTGCCTGAGACAATGGCCGCGCTGCGCGACTGGGACGGCCAGGGCACTCCGTCGGATGAGGCGTTCGCAGCCGTCGCCCGCGAGTTCGTAGCGGCACGGCAGGAGCGCACCCTCGGGCGCACGGCGAACCGCGTGAACCGCGTCGTGAGCGGCATGCGCAGCACGATCATGGGTGGTTCGCGGGAGATGGTCGATGCGGCCGCGGCTGCGGAAGCGGCCGGGGTGGAGATGGACGGCGCGTTCTGGCGGGAGACGATGATCGGCATCGACTCGCGTTGGGGCGAACCCGAGCACTGGCGCGCGCTTCAGGCCGCCGGCCAGCGGCTGACGGCGCGCCACTACCTAAAGGCTCTCGACTTCGAGCGCGGTCCGGATGGCGGCTACCAGCGGGCGCCGGAGGTGTGGCGGATCTACGTGCCGCTGTTCTGGCGGACGTTCCTGGTCAGTCTGGGCGTCACCCTGCTGTGTCTGGTCATCGGCTATCCGGTGGCGCACATGATCGCCAACTCGCCGCCGAAGCGCGCCAACGTCCTGCTGCTGCTCGTCCTGCTGCCGTTCTGGACCTCGCTCCTCGTACGGACCACCTCGTGGATCGTGCTGCTCCAGAACCAGGGCATCGTGAACGACTTCCTGGTCGCGATCGGGCTGATCGGCGACGACGGTCGGATCGCGATGATCTACAACATGACGGGCACGTTCGTCGCGATGACGCACGTACTGCTGCCGTTCCTCGTGCTGCCCCTCTACTCGGTGATGCGGGCCATCCCGCCGGCCTATATGAACGCCGCGGTGTCGCTGGGGGCGACGCCGTTCCAGGCGCTGCGCCGCGTCTACTGGCCGCAGACGCTGCCGGGTGTCGGCGCCGGCTGCCTGCTCACCTTCATTCTGGCGATCGGCTACTACATCACTCCGGCTCTGGTCGGCGGCCAGAGCGGACAGCTGATCTCGAACATGATCGCCTACCACGTCCAGACCTCGCTCAACTGGGGTCTGGCGGCGGCGCTTGCGGCCCTGCTGCTGGGCGGCGTGACGCTGCTCTACGTGGTCTACGACCGCCTGGTCGGCATCGACCGGATCGGGCTCGGATGA
- a CDS encoding methyltransferase domain-containing protein, protein MKPGDLRRHRHRFYEAAVQNVEVDIDFVERVYRRLNGRLPGTLREDFCGTASLASAFAARRPDNRAWGVDLHRPTLDWGWRNRVEARCVEDSVELECRDVRLAPGPAVDVQVAFNFSFFLFPGRGEMLDYFRAARRSLEPGGLFVLDAFGGTDSFQATTEDTEIEASVGVDGIALPAFTYSWDQLAFNAVDHWMRCAMHFTPEGGEKVRNVFRYAWRMWTLPEIRELLAEAGFDDVEVYGEGWDAGTGEGNGIFRRRTRMANEGSWVVYLVARY, encoded by the coding sequence GTGAAGCCCGGGGACCTTCGCCGGCACCGCCATCGGTTCTACGAGGCGGCCGTCCAGAACGTGGAAGTGGACATCGACTTCGTCGAGCGGGTCTATCGCCGCCTCAACGGACGGCTTCCCGGAACCCTGCGGGAGGACTTCTGCGGCACCGCCTCGCTGGCGAGCGCGTTCGCCGCCCGCAGGCCCGACAACCGCGCCTGGGGTGTCGACCTCCACCGCCCGACGCTGGACTGGGGCTGGCGCAATCGGGTCGAGGCCAGATGCGTCGAGGACAGCGTGGAGCTCGAGTGCCGCGATGTCCGCCTCGCGCCCGGCCCGGCGGTCGACGTGCAGGTCGCGTTCAACTTCTCGTTCTTCCTGTTCCCGGGTCGGGGTGAGATGCTGGACTACTTCCGGGCGGCGAGGCGCTCGCTCGAGCCGGGAGGCCTGTTCGTGCTGGACGCCTTCGGTGGCACGGACTCGTTTCAGGCGACGACCGAGGACACGGAGATCGAGGCCTCGGTGGGCGTCGACGGGATCGCCTTGCCGGCCTTCACCTACAGTTGGGATCAGCTCGCCTTCAACGCCGTCGATCACTGGATGCGCTGCGCGATGCACTTCACGCCGGAGGGCGGGGAGAAGGTGCGCAACGTGTTCCGCTACGCGTGGCGGATGTGGACCCTGCCCGAGATCCGGGAGTTGCTCGCCGAGGCCGGCTTCGACGATGTCGAGGTGTACGGCGAGGGCTGGGATGCCGGCACCGGAGAAGGGAACGGCATCTTCCGGCGCCGCACGCGGATGGCGAACGAGGGCAGTTGGGTCGTCTACCTGGTGGCGCGCTACTGA
- a CDS encoding N-acetylmuramoyl-L-alanine amidase, translating into MSGTDFKRGLIEAAVRDNEDLGRRTLGPGDKPDAGRVRRPRSGSAWSLLLLLPVAAAATLGYLELNRPEPDAPPAAGTDGGLDAAPEIRFTGPPEAVDASVFPLPVERIVLDPGHGGSSPGTAAEGLTEKALALDIAYRLRNLLDDRYRVAMTREADMNVALDYRTLIANRAGADVFVSIHVNWLPANRVCGVETYYLGPTDDPELSALAERENSEAQGYSLGDLRRLLNGVYAQARQDDSRALATAIQASLFGRLRAENPDLRNRGVKSAPFVVLIGAEMPAVLAEVSCLSDAKEIERLREESYLQSIAEALDAGIQSYAESLLLEAKLTGS; encoded by the coding sequence ATGTCCGGCACGGACTTCAAACGCGGCTTGATCGAAGCGGCTGTGCGCGACAACGAGGACCTGGGCCGCCGCACGCTCGGCCCGGGCGACAAGCCGGACGCCGGACGCGTCCGCAGGCCGCGCAGTGGCTCGGCATGGAGCCTCCTGCTGCTCCTTCCCGTAGCGGCTGCCGCCACCCTCGGCTACCTGGAACTGAACCGCCCGGAGCCGGACGCTCCGCCCGCAGCAGGAACCGATGGAGGCCTGGACGCGGCGCCCGAGATCCGCTTCACCGGCCCGCCGGAAGCCGTCGACGCGAGCGTCTTCCCGCTGCCCGTAGAACGAATCGTGCTCGACCCCGGCCACGGCGGCTCCTCTCCCGGCACGGCAGCCGAAGGTCTGACCGAGAAGGCCCTCGCCCTCGATATCGCTTACCGGCTGCGCAACCTGCTGGACGACCGCTACCGGGTCGCGATGACCCGAGAGGCCGACATGAACGTCGCCCTCGACTACCGCACCCTGATCGCCAACCGCGCGGGCGCCGACGTGTTCGTTTCAATCCACGTGAACTGGCTGCCGGCGAACAGGGTCTGCGGCGTCGAGACCTACTATCTCGGCCCCACGGACGATCCCGAACTCTCCGCTCTTGCCGAGCGCGAGAACTCGGAGGCACAGGGCTACTCCCTCGGCGACTTGCGCCGTTTGCTCAACGGGGTGTACGCCCAGGCTCGGCAGGACGACAGTCGGGCGCTGGCGACAGCGATTCAGGCGTCGCTCTTCGGCCGCCTGCGGGCTGAGAACCCCGACCTGCGGAACCGCGGCGTCAAGTCCGCGCCCTTCGTGGTCCTGATCGGAGCCGAGATGCCGGCCGTACTGGCCGAGGTTTCCTGCCTCTCAGACGCGAAAGAGATCGAGCGGCTGCGTGAAGAGAGCTACCTCCAGTCGATCGCCGAAGCCCTGGACGCGGGCATCCAGAGCTATGCCGAGTCTCTGCTGCTCGAAGCTAAGCTCACCGGTTCCTGA
- a CDS encoding rod shape-determining protein yields the protein MTTLTAAMPEPPVLKVGIDLGTSRSSISAANGERHMVRSYVGWPRDMVARKVLQRDVLVGIEALEKRPMLDLRRPLERGLIKEGSARDEQAVREIVRRLLELAVPEGRNPKPAIHAVVGVPAETLRVNRQNLRRILDGQVKSTMIVSEPFAVAYGLDALVHTMVVDIGAGTTDLCVLMGRFPTEGDQRTLTVAGDAVDHHLHARIEERFPDASVSIHMARAWKEKYSFVGGGGPVVVDAPVSGRPTRIDITEPMRTACESLLEPLRETMLDLIARVEPEYQAQVRNNVILTGGSGLIRGLGAALQNALGELGGGRVRVVKDPVFVGSDGGLTLAKDVRDEDWLRLAGPRGDQ from the coding sequence ATGACCACGCTGACCGCCGCCATGCCCGAGCCGCCGGTGCTCAAGGTGGGCATCGACCTGGGGACGTCGCGCAGTTCGATTTCCGCCGCGAACGGCGAGCGTCACATGGTACGGAGCTACGTCGGCTGGCCGCGAGACATGGTGGCCCGGAAGGTCCTCCAGCGCGACGTGCTCGTGGGCATCGAGGCCCTGGAGAAGCGACCGATGCTTGATCTGCGCCGACCGCTTGAGCGGGGCCTGATCAAGGAAGGGTCCGCCCGCGACGAGCAGGCGGTGCGCGAGATCGTCCGCCGGCTACTCGAACTGGCCGTCCCCGAGGGGCGGAATCCGAAGCCGGCGATCCACGCCGTCGTCGGCGTGCCGGCCGAGACTCTCCGCGTGAACCGCCAGAACCTGCGGCGCATCCTCGACGGCCAGGTCAAGAGCACGATGATCGTCTCGGAACCGTTCGCCGTCGCCTACGGCCTCGACGCCCTGGTCCACACGATGGTCGTCGACATCGGCGCGGGCACGACGGACCTGTGCGTTCTCATGGGCCGCTTTCCGACCGAGGGCGACCAGCGCACCCTGACCGTCGCGGGCGACGCCGTCGACCATCACCTGCACGCGCGCATCGAGGAGCGCTTCCCCGACGCTTCCGTGTCGATCCACATGGCTCGCGCGTGGAAGGAGAAGTACTCCTTCGTGGGCGGAGGCGGCCCGGTCGTCGTCGACGCGCCGGTAAGCGGCAGACCGACCCGGATCGACATCACCGAACCGATGCGCACCGCCTGCGAGAGCCTCCTGGAGCCGCTGCGCGAGACGATGCTCGACCTGATCGCACGCGTCGAACCCGAGTACCAGGCCCAAGTCCGCAACAACGTGATTCTGACCGGCGGATCCGGTCTGATCCGCGGCCTTGGCGCGGCGCTGCAGAATGCGCTCGGCGAACTGGGCGGTGGACGCGTGCGCGTGGTCAAGGACCCGGTCTTCGTCGGTTCCGACGGCGGCCTGACCCTGGCCAAAGATGTCCGCGACGAGGACTGGCTGCGCCTCGCCGGACCCCGCGGCGATCAGTAG
- a CDS encoding ABC transporter permease, whose product MAATAVSPGYRVARWGYLAFCVAAFVFLIAPILVLVPLSFNAEPYFTFTEGMLRFDPEAYSLRWYRSMFDGDEWTRPLANSLIIGISATVVATVLGAAAALGLAHPAMPGRKIVTALLISPMITPVIIAGVGMFFFYSNLGLAQTHIGIILAHAVFGAPFVVITVSATLAGFDWTVMRAAANLGANPLVAFRRVQLPLILPGVISGSLFAFAASFDELVIVLFMGGLEQRTLPRQMWSGIREEISPTILAVATFLIVFALLALSTVEWLRRRGAPGGQRAG is encoded by the coding sequence ATGGCGGCCACGGCAGTCAGCCCCGGCTACCGGGTCGCCCGCTGGGGCTACCTCGCGTTCTGCGTCGCCGCTTTCGTCTTCCTGATCGCGCCGATCCTCGTCCTGGTGCCGCTCAGCTTCAACGCCGAGCCCTACTTCACGTTCACGGAGGGCATGCTGCGGTTCGACCCGGAGGCCTACTCGCTCCGCTGGTATCGCAGCATGTTCGACGGCGACGAGTGGACGCGCCCGCTCGCCAACAGCCTGATCATCGGCATCTCGGCGACCGTCGTCGCCACCGTGCTCGGGGCGGCCGCGGCGCTGGGCCTCGCCCATCCGGCGATGCCGGGCCGCAAGATCGTCACGGCGCTCCTCATCTCACCGATGATCACGCCGGTGATCATCGCCGGCGTCGGCATGTTCTTCTTCTACTCGAACCTCGGCCTGGCGCAGACCCACATCGGGATCATCCTCGCGCACGCCGTGTTCGGCGCGCCCTTCGTCGTGATCACGGTCAGCGCGACCCTGGCCGGCTTCGACTGGACAGTCATGCGCGCGGCCGCCAACCTGGGCGCGAACCCCCTCGTCGCCTTCCGCCGGGTGCAGTTGCCGCTCATCCTGCCGGGCGTCATCTCGGGCTCCCTGTTCGCCTTCGCGGCGTCCTTCGACGAACTCGTCATCGTCCTGTTCATGGGCGGCCTGGAGCAGCGCACCCTTCCGCGCCAGATGTGGTCCGGCATCCGCGAGGAGATCAGTCCGACGATCCTGGCCGTCGCCACGTTCCTGATCGTCTTCGCGCTGCTGGCGTTGAGCACGGTGGAGTGGTTGCGGCGAAGGGGAGCGCCTGGGGGGCAGAGGGCCGGTTGA
- a CDS encoding efflux transporter outer membrane subunit, which translates to MSVPRYSRAALGQRRVWLSRLLAVGALALVGCSGVRPPELEAPAPAGYGDDARAPETGFEAGPVEVEWWTAFGDPLLSRLIVEGLEHNSSLRAAALNVDVALAQARLDGAARNPEIEAALDPGRRKQNTAQSGLTEAIPIPIPGFEPGGVRSFAFTSYGLALNVRWEVDLWDRLGALTAASLAEAAASSADLDGARLSIAGQLAKVYFGTVEAVQQVELAERTLASRERTRDRVEARYRRGVAAALEVRQARTQVATVEASLAAQRQTLDGLRRQMEVLLGRYPSGEIEAAAGLPALPPLPETGVPAALLGRRPDLRAAEYRAVAASERLRAAHRALYPSFTLNGSAGTSSGELRDLLDGDFSVWSLAAGLLQPLLSGGRLRAGRDLVEAGLGAAEASWLQTALQAFSEVESGLAAERMLEARTAALERAAMESREAERLAEGRYREGLVGYLQVLDSQRTSFQSESQLLAARRQQLESRTDLILALGGGVYAEPAAPAASGGP; encoded by the coding sequence ATGAGCGTTCCCCGATACTCCAGGGCCGCGTTAGGCCAGCGCAGGGTCTGGCTGTCCCGGCTTCTAGCGGTCGGCGCGCTCGCGCTGGTGGGCTGTAGCGGGGTTCGGCCGCCGGAGCTCGAGGCGCCGGCGCCGGCCGGCTACGGCGATGATGCGCGTGCTCCGGAAACAGGGTTCGAGGCTGGTCCCGTCGAGGTGGAGTGGTGGACGGCGTTCGGCGATCCCCTGCTGTCCAGGTTGATCGTCGAGGGGCTGGAGCACAACTCCAGCCTCCGCGCCGCGGCTCTGAACGTCGATGTCGCGCTGGCTCAGGCCCGGCTTGACGGCGCGGCGCGCAACCCCGAGATCGAAGCGGCGCTCGATCCCGGGCGACGCAAGCAGAACACGGCGCAGAGCGGACTCACGGAAGCGATCCCGATTCCCATTCCCGGCTTCGAGCCCGGCGGCGTGCGGAGTTTCGCCTTCACGTCCTACGGTCTGGCGCTCAACGTTCGTTGGGAGGTCGACCTGTGGGACCGGCTCGGCGCACTGACCGCGGCTTCCCTGGCCGAGGCGGCCGCTTCTTCCGCCGACCTCGATGGCGCCCGGCTCTCGATCGCCGGCCAACTCGCGAAGGTGTACTTCGGGACGGTCGAGGCGGTGCAGCAGGTGGAACTGGCCGAGCGAACCCTGGCCAGCCGCGAACGGACGCGCGATCGCGTCGAGGCCCGCTACCGGCGCGGTGTCGCGGCGGCGCTGGAGGTGCGGCAGGCGCGAACCCAGGTCGCGACCGTGGAGGCCTCTCTGGCGGCGCAACGGCAGACGCTCGACGGATTGCGCCGGCAGATGGAGGTGCTGCTCGGCCGCTATCCCTCCGGTGAGATCGAGGCGGCCGCGGGGCTGCCCGCGCTTCCACCGCTGCCGGAAACCGGAGTGCCGGCCGCCCTGCTGGGGCGGCGCCCCGATCTGCGGGCGGCGGAGTATCGGGCGGTCGCCGCCTCGGAGCGGCTCCGCGCCGCCCATCGGGCGCTCTATCCGAGCTTCACGTTGAACGGGTCGGCGGGCACGTCCAGCGGCGAACTCCGGGACTTGCTGGACGGGGACTTCTCGGTCTGGAGTCTCGCCGCCGGCCTGCTCCAGCCCCTGCTGTCCGGAGGCCGCCTGCGCGCCGGCCGCGACCTGGTGGAAGCCGGACTGGGCGCGGCGGAAGCAAGCTGGCTGCAGACGGCGCTCCAGGCCTTCTCTGAGGTGGAGTCGGGCCTCGCGGCCGAACGGATGCTCGAGGCGCGAACGGCGGCGCTCGAGCGAGCCGCGATGGAGAGCCGGGAAGCGGAGCGTCTGGCGGAGGGCCGCTACCGGGAGGGACTCGTTGGCTACCTGCAGGTGCTCGACAGCCAGCGGACGTCGTTTCAGTCGGAGAGCCAGTTGCTCGCGGCCCGACGCCAGCAACTGGAGTCGCGGACGGACCTGATCCTGGCCCTGGGTGGTGGGGTTTACGCGGAGCCGGCCGCGCCAGCCGCGAGCGGGGGACCCTGA
- a CDS encoding protein-L-isoaspartate(D-aspartate) O-methyltransferase, protein MVRDTISEPRDGRPPVLDVSVIDAMGKVERHLFVPEEIREWAYRDSPLGIGWQQTISQPYIVALMTELAEPDPEDRVLEIGTGSGYQAAVLAEIVDHVYTIEIVEPLGLRAAAALDAAGYENVTTRIGDGYLGWPEEAPFDAIVVTAAPDHVPQPLVDQLATGGRLVLPVGPDGGRQELQVLEKQADGSVERTRVIPVRFVPLTRSR, encoded by the coding sequence ATGGTGCGCGACACGATCTCCGAACCCCGCGACGGCCGGCCGCCGGTGCTCGACGTGAGCGTGATCGACGCGATGGGGAAGGTCGAACGCCACCTGTTCGTGCCGGAGGAGATCCGCGAGTGGGCCTACCGCGACTCGCCGCTCGGGATCGGTTGGCAACAGACGATTTCCCAGCCCTACATCGTGGCGCTGATGACGGAGCTCGCCGAACCGGACCCGGAAGACAGGGTGCTCGAGATCGGCACCGGCTCGGGCTACCAGGCCGCGGTGCTGGCCGAGATCGTCGATCACGTCTACACGATCGAGATCGTGGAGCCACTCGGGCTACGGGCGGCGGCGGCGCTGGACGCGGCCGGGTACGAGAACGTGACGACCCGGATCGGCGACGGCTACCTGGGGTGGCCCGAGGAGGCGCCGTTCGACGCGATCGTCGTCACGGCGGCGCCGGACCACGTCCCGCAGCCCCTGGTCGATCAGTTGGCGACAGGCGGCCGGCTGGTGCTACCCGTGGGGCCCGATGGCGGCCGCCAGGAACTCCAGGTGCTGGAGAAGCAGGCGGACGGATCGGTGGAGCGGACCCGCGTGATCCCGGTGCGCTTCGTGCCGCTGACGCGAAGTCGCTAG
- a CDS encoding MFS transporter has product MAPTAAVAATPTHRPRAARRQRAACSLRHPVRPPTEVVVIASPPTPPNRLWNRPGLQAYMGTLACSSSGLGMYQLLLPWLLISALSLPASQVGPLQAAVGLPGVIIMLWGGASADRTDARTTLTRVFGAAALVPLALILVLELGELSVWTVTAWGLGISAALSFSGPAQQSVLSRIAGRDLQRAVTASTAITMFTTMIGIGAAGQLDRIGLRQVLLVQCLCLVVAALWIRRIGSHESANDGPTAPARRQIREGFRASYLQRPVFDAMTVNFVSSIFNAGGFLTVFPFIVRDVYDGDAELLSLLMIVFFAGAVVSNLIMLRFMPFRKPGRWFVLFQLSRVVVLFLIWVEPAWWLVVTAVIAWGLNMGVTTTLARAIVQEAAEPLSRGRVMAVFGIGLLGAPLIGAVILGWIVEVYGALAGLVPGMAASVVLFVYSMAATGLWRYRST; this is encoded by the coding sequence GTGGCGCCCACCGCGGCCGTCGCGGCGACACCGACCCACAGGCCCCGCGCCGCGCGCCGCCAAAGGGCCGCGTGTAGCCTTCGCCATCCCGTCCGACCGCCAACCGAGGTAGTCGTCATCGCTTCCCCCCCAACTCCGCCCAACCGTCTCTGGAACCGACCGGGCCTGCAAGCGTACATGGGGACACTCGCCTGCTCGAGTTCCGGCCTGGGCATGTACCAGCTCCTGCTGCCCTGGCTGCTGATCAGCGCGCTTTCCCTGCCGGCCAGCCAGGTCGGCCCGCTGCAGGCGGCCGTCGGCCTTCCCGGCGTGATCATCATGCTCTGGGGCGGCGCCAGCGCCGACCGCACGGACGCCCGGACAACGCTGACACGGGTGTTCGGTGCAGCGGCCCTCGTACCCCTCGCGCTGATTCTTGTACTCGAACTCGGAGAGCTCAGCGTCTGGACCGTAACCGCGTGGGGCCTCGGAATCAGCGCCGCGCTGTCGTTCTCCGGACCGGCCCAGCAGTCCGTGCTGAGCCGCATCGCGGGCCGGGATCTGCAGCGGGCGGTGACCGCGTCCACGGCCATCACGATGTTCACCACGATGATCGGGATCGGCGCCGCCGGTCAACTCGACCGCATCGGTCTGCGGCAGGTCTTGCTGGTTCAGTGCCTGTGCCTGGTCGTAGCGGCGCTGTGGATCCGGCGAATCGGCTCGCACGAGTCCGCCAACGACGGGCCCACCGCGCCCGCCCGGCGCCAGATCCGCGAGGGCTTCCGCGCCTCCTACCTCCAGCGTCCGGTCTTCGACGCGATGACGGTCAACTTCGTCTCCAGCATCTTCAACGCCGGTGGCTTCCTGACCGTCTTTCCCTTCATCGTCCGGGATGTCTACGACGGCGACGCGGAATTGCTCTCGTTGCTCATGATCGTCTTCTTCGCCGGCGCGGTCGTCTCGAACCTGATCATGCTCCGGTTCATGCCGTTCCGGAAGCCTGGCCGCTGGTTCGTCCTGTTCCAGCTCTCTCGGGTCGTCGTCCTGTTTCTCATCTGGGTCGAACCGGCCTGGTGGCTGGTCGTCACCGCGGTCATCGCCTGGGGCCTCAACATGGGCGTCACGACCACCCTGGCCCGCGCCATCGTCCAGGAGGCCGCCGAACCGCTTTCCCGCGGCCGCGTCATGGCCGTCTTCGGCATCGGTCTGCTGGGCGCCCCACTGATCGGCGCCGTCATCCTCGGCTGGATCGTCGAGGTGTACGGCGCCTTGGCCGGTCTGGTCCCCGGCATGGCGGCTTCGGTGGTCCTGTTCGTCTACAGCATGGCCGCCACGGGGCTGTGGCGGTATCGCTCGACCTGA
- a CDS encoding HAD family hydrolase yields MARARTVPWAELDTIFFDAGNTFLSMDFDRVAAVAASLGVECSGRQLERAEAAARPVLSAALAERRTTEGGGAFRFYLGATLERLPASSRDGVELEAAVSGLAERLFSPGHNDRLWNRRLPGRREALERIRALGYRMVVVSNSDGSMARTLTRIGMDHLFDGLVDSTVVGFEKPDPRIFEVALDLAGARPERTLHVGDLYAADVVGAWAAGVHAVLLDPWTDWPEMDCPKVTDLDELASLLPGPPGRA; encoded by the coding sequence ATGGCGAGGGCGCGAACGGTTCCCTGGGCGGAACTCGACACGATCTTCTTCGACGCCGGCAACACCTTCCTGTCGATGGACTTCGACCGGGTCGCCGCCGTTGCGGCCAGTCTCGGCGTCGAGTGCTCGGGACGGCAGTTGGAACGTGCCGAGGCGGCAGCGCGGCCGGTGCTCTCGGCGGCCCTGGCCGAGCGGCGGACGACCGAGGGAGGCGGGGCCTTCCGTTTCTACCTGGGAGCAACTCTAGAGCGGCTGCCGGCATCCAGCCGGGACGGCGTCGAGCTGGAGGCCGCCGTCTCCGGGCTCGCGGAGCGGCTCTTCTCGCCCGGCCACAACGACCGGCTCTGGAACCGCAGGCTGCCGGGCCGGAGGGAAGCGCTCGAGCGGATCCGCGCGCTCGGCTATCGCATGGTGGTGGTGAGCAACTCGGACGGCAGCATGGCGCGGACCCTCACCCGGATCGGCATGGACCATCTATTCGACGGTCTCGTGGACTCGACGGTGGTGGGCTTCGAGAAGCCGGATCCCCGGATCTTCGAGGTTGCGCTCGATCTGGCCGGCGCGCGTCCGGAACGGACGCTGCATGTAGGCGACCTGTACGCCGCCGACGTGGTCGGCGCGTGGGCCGCCGGCGTTCACGCCGTCCTGCTCGACCCCTGGACTGACTGGCCGGAGATGGATTGCCCGAAGGTGACCGACCTGGACGAGCTGGCGTCGCTGTTGCCGGGGCCGCCGGGGCGCGCGTGA
- a CDS encoding pyridoxal-phosphate dependent enzyme, protein MSADDHGITLEAVEETLALIAPHIVETPVVEWSGPEMRAILPGGSRVHAKLELFQRSGTFKARGALSNVLRLSAERKRAGVTAMSAGNHAVAVAYAAKAAGTSAKVVMQRSANPARVDLARALGAEVLMAEDGPSGFEMVAAIAAAEGRATIHPFDGVATALGAATLGLEMHRQLGDLDVLIVAIGGGGLAGGVSAITKRLNPECLVVGVEPVGADAMHRSFRSGRPERLEAVDTIADSLAPPMTERLPFTLCRSNVDRLALVTDRELAQAMGLIFRELKLAVEPACAATTASLPGLAGELSGARVGLIFCGSNIDRDTYDRYCELGGGRLRS, encoded by the coding sequence GTGAGCGCCGACGACCATGGCATCACGCTGGAGGCAGTCGAAGAGACGCTTGCGCTGATCGCTCCTCACATCGTTGAAACGCCGGTCGTCGAGTGGTCGGGCCCCGAGATGCGGGCGATCCTGCCGGGGGGCAGCCGTGTCCACGCCAAGCTGGAGCTCTTTCAGCGCTCCGGTACGTTCAAGGCGCGAGGAGCGCTGTCGAACGTTCTGCGATTGAGCGCCGAACGGAAGCGGGCCGGCGTAACGGCCATGAGCGCGGGCAATCACGCGGTCGCCGTGGCGTATGCGGCGAAGGCGGCTGGGACCAGCGCGAAGGTCGTCATGCAGCGATCGGCCAATCCGGCGCGCGTCGACCTGGCCAGGGCGCTTGGCGCCGAGGTCCTGATGGCGGAGGATGGCCCGAGCGGATTCGAGATGGTGGCCGCGATCGCTGCCGCGGAGGGCCGGGCGACGATCCATCCATTCGACGGCGTGGCGACGGCCCTCGGCGCGGCGACGCTCGGTCTTGAGATGCATCGGCAACTGGGGGACCTCGACGTGCTCATCGTCGCCATCGGCGGCGGCGGTCTGGCCGGGGGCGTGTCGGCGATCACGAAGCGATTGAACCCCGAGTGCCTCGTGGTCGGCGTGGAACCCGTGGGCGCCGACGCCATGCACAGGAGCTTCCGGTCCGGCAGACCGGAGCGCCTCGAAGCCGTGGACACCATCGCGGACAGTCTGGCGCCGCCCATGACCGAACGGCTGCCCTTCACGCTCTGCAGAAGCAACGTGGATCGCCTCGCCCTGGTCACCGACCGCGAGTTGGCTCAGGCCATGGGGCTCATCTTCCGGGAACTGAAGCTCGCCGTGGAGCCGGCCTGCGCCGCCACCACCGCTTCCCTGCCGGGTCTCGCCGGGGAGCTTTCGGGCGCGCGTGTGGGGTTGATCTTCTGCGGGTCGAACATCGACCGGGATACGTACGATCGATACTGCGAGCTCGGCGGGGGTCGACTTCGTTCCTGA